The Thermus oshimai DSM 12092 DNA segment CCGGCAGTCGTGGAGGTCCCCGTAGTAGGGGTCGGGCACCTCCCCCCCGCCCAGGGGCTCCAGGACCAGGCGCACCTTACCCTCTGCCTCGGGGAAGCGCCTTAGGACCTCCCGAAGGTTCTCCCGGTCCATGACCAGGAGGTGGTCAAAGCGGGCCACGTCCTCCCGGGTAAGCTGCCGGGCCACGTGGGGGAAGTAGGCCCCCTTCTCCTCCAGCACCCGCCGGGCCCTGGGGTCCATGGGCTCCCCGGCGTGCCAGGCCCCGGTGCCCGCGGAGTCCACCTCAAACTGGGCCTCGAGGCCCCCTTCCCGGATCAGCTTGCGGAAAAGCCCCTCGGCCAGGGGGCTACGGCAGATGTTGCCCAGGCAGACGAAAAGCACGCGGATGGGCCGCTCCACAAGCCCCATCCTACACGAACCCTTGCAGCTTCGGCGGGGCGCTCAGTAGGGAAGCTCCGCCCCCACCTCCGTCCCTTTCCCCGGCTCGGAGCGCACCCAGAACCGCCCCCCCCGGGCCTCCACCCGCTCCCGCATCTGGGTGAGGCCAAACCCCCCCAGGGCCCCCGCCTCGGGGTTCTGGAAGCCCCGCCCGTTGTCCCGCACGAGAAGCCTCGCCCCCCGCTCCCCCAAAGGCTCCAAGACCACCTCCACCCGGCTTGGGCGGCCGTGCTTGGCGGCGTTGGTGAGGGCCTCCTGCAGGACGCGGAAGAGCACCAGCTCGCTGGCCTGGGAAAGCCCCACCCCCTCGGGCAGGGCCAGGTGGACCCGGAAGCCCGCCTGCTCGGCGAAGGCCTGGGCGTAGCGGCGCACGGACTCCAGGAAACCGTAGCGCTCGAGGTCTATGGGCCTCAGGGCGAAGATGCTCCGCCGCACCTCCCGGATCTGGGCCCTTAGGGTTTCCTTTACTTCCCCGAGAGCCTTCAGGGCCGCCTCCCTGTCCTTGTCCAAAAGCCTTTCCACCAGGTCCAGCTTGAGGGCCATGAAGGCCAGGCTCTGGGCGATGCCGTCGTGGATCTCCCGGGCGATGCGGTTCCGCTCCTCGTTGATGGCCAGCTCCTCCGCCCTCAGGTAGGCCTGGGCGTTCCGCACCGCCAGGGCCACCTGGGAGGCCAGGAAGGAGAGGAAGGGGATGCGCCGGGAAAGCCCCCCTCCCCGGAGGACCAGAACCCCCACCGCGCCCCGGGCCTTTAGGGGGATGGCCAGGGTGTCCGGGGCCACGAAGAGGGGGCCTTCCAGGGCCCCCCGCCAAGGGCCTTCGGGGAGGAAGGGGTGCGGGGGGAGGTCCAGGCCCTGGACCACCCGGGGCACCAGGAAGCCCTCCTCGTCCAGGAGGAGGACCCCACCCCCCTCGGCCTCCGCCCAAGCGCGGATCCTCTCCAGAAGGCCCTCCAGAAGCCGCTCCAGGTTGGCCTCCGCCTTCAGGGCCTGGTCCACCTCGTAGAGGGTGAGGAGGTCCCGGCTCTTGGCCACCACGGACTGGAGGGCGCTGGCCACCTCGTGGGCCAGGACCTCCAGGAAGGGCCGGTCCGGCCCGGGGGCGCAGGCCTCCAGGTACCCCCTGAGCCCGGGGAGCTCCACCCGCACCCCCCCGCACTCCTCCCCCGAGCGCACCCCCTCCGCCTCCACCGCCACGGGGAAGCCGAGCTCGCCCTCCAAGGCCCGGGCGATGCGGAAGACGGCCTCCTCCAGGTTCTCGCTCTCCAAGGCCTCGCGGAAGACCCGCCCCGCGGCCCTTAGGCGCCGGTTCGCCTCCTCCAACGCCCTTTCCGCCCGGGCCTTCTCCAGCACCTCCTGGGCGATCCACTCCAAAACGGCGAAGGTCACCAAGGGCCCCACCAGGCCGTAGAAGCCGAGGCGCACCCAAAAGGCGAAGTCCGCGTGGCGGTAGGGCAAAAGGGCCACCTCAAAGAGGACCACCGCCAAGGCGATGAGGGGCGGCAGGACCCTCTGGGCCAGCCGCACCAACCCGTAGAGGCTAGTCCCCAGCATCCTTCCTCCCCATGGCGTAGCGGCTTTGGTGGAGGAGCCCCCTCAGCATCTGCACCTCTCCCGGGGTGAGGAGGGCCTTGTGGAAGATGCGCCTCAGGCGGCGCATGGCGTAGGGAAAGCGGTTTTGGTCGGTGAAGCCGATCTCCAAAAGGTAGCGGCCTAGGTCCTCAAAGAGGGCCTCCAGGGCCCTAAGCTCCGCCACCTCTTCCTCCTCGGACTCGGACCCCTGGGCTACGAAGAGCTCGTAGGCGAAGACCACCACCGCCTGGGCCAGGTTCAGGCTGGGCTGTTCCGGGGCGGTGGGGATGGAGCCGATGAGGTGGGCCAGGTCCAGCTCCTCGTTGGTGAGGCCGAAGGTTTCCCGGCCGAAGACCAGGGCCGCCTTGCCCCGGGTGCGCCTTAGGATCTGGGCCACCTCCTTGGGGGTGCGCACCGGCGCGGGGTAGAGCTCCCGGGGGCGGCCCGTGGTGGCCACCACCAGGTGGACCCCCTCCAGGGCCTCCTCCAAGGAGCCCACCGCCTTGGCCCCCTCCAGAACCTCCTGGGCGTGCACCGCCAGCCAGTAGGCCTCCTGGGCCCAGGGCGGGCCCACCCTGGGCCCCGGGTTCACCACGTAGAGCTCCTTTAGGCCGAAGTTCCGCATGGCCCGGGCCACCGCACCCAGGTTCATGGGCTCCTGGGGCTCCACCAAGACGATCCGCACGTCCGCCACCGAAGCCTCCTTTCCTTAGGGCACCTCTGGGGGCGGCCCTTCCATAGGTGCCTCCACCGAGGGGGGAGGCAGGGGCTCGCGGCCCCGGGGGAAGTACACCGCCACCCCGCTGGGGGAGGGGAGGCCGGAAAGGAGGTCCACCCGCACCGCCACCAGGCCGGGGGGCGGGGGGAGGTCCCCCCCCGGGCGGCCCCTCAGGGCCTCGGCCACGAAGGCCCGCCAGATGGGGGGGTTGACCACGGAGCTGGAGGGCTCACGCCCCCCCATGCGCATGGGGCGGTTGTCGTCCCGGCCCACCCAGACCACTGCGGAAAGCCCCCGGGTCACCCCGGCGAACCAGAGGTCCCGGGCCTCGTTGGTGGTGCCCGTCTTCCCCCCCACCACCCGCCCCGGGATGCGGGCCCCCTTGGCCAGGCCCCTCTCCCCCAGGTCGTACACGTAGCCCTTCAGGAGGTCCCAGCCCTGGTAGGCCACCTCGGGGGAGAAGAGGCGCACCCGTTCGGGCGCGGCCTGGTAGAGCACCCGTCCCTTTGCGTCCTCAACCCGGCTCACAAACTGGGGGGCCACCCGGTACCCCCCGTTCACAAAGGCGGCGTAGGCCGCCGCCAGGTCCAAGGGGGTGATGGAGGCCCCGCCGATGGCGATGGCCAAGGTGGGGTAGCGCACGTAAAACCCCGCCCGGGCCAGCCTCTCGGCCACCTTCTCTATCCCCACGCTGTGGGCGGTGTAGACCGCGGGGAGGTTTAGGGAAAGGTCCAGGGCGTAGCGCAGGGTGATCTCCCGGTTCAGGAAGGTGCCGGAAAAGTTCTTGGGCCGCCAGACCCCGTCCTTCTGGCTGGGGTCCGGGAACTCCAGGGGCCGGTCGGGAACCAGGGTGGCCTGGGTCCAGCCGTTCTCCAGGGCCACCGCGTAGACGAAGGGCTTCACCGCGCTCCCCGGGTTTCTCAGGGCGCGGGTGGCCCGGTTGTACTCGTCCCCCGCCCGGCGGACGCCCCCCACCAGGGCCAGGACCTCCCCCGTTTCCGGGTCCAGGCCCACGATGGCGAGCTCCGCCCCTTCAGGAAGCCGAGCCCCTTTGGCCGCGGCCTCCGCCGCCCGCTGCATGACGGGGTCCAGGGTGGTGTAGACCTTAAGCCCCCCCTCCCCGTAGACCTTCTCCTTGCCGAAACGGGCCTCGAGGAACCGCCGCACCTCCAGGACGAAGTGGGGCGCAAAGCGGAAGTCCACCGCCTTCAGGATCCTGGCCTCGGGGTCCACAAGCTCCGCCTCCAGGAGGTTCCCCTCCCCGTCGTAGCGCACCCGCCAGCC contains these protein-coding regions:
- a CDS encoding low molecular weight protein-tyrosine-phosphatase, which encodes MGLVERPIRVLFVCLGNICRSPLAEGLFRKLIREGGLEAQFEVDSAGTGAWHAGEPMDPRARRVLEEKGAYFPHVARQLTREDVARFDHLLVMDRENLREVLRRFPEAEGKVRLVLEPLGGGEVPDPYYGDLHDCREVALLLEEALKRHLEAWVGPS
- a CDS encoding sensor histidine kinase; the encoded protein is MLGTSLYGLVRLAQRVLPPLIALAVVLFEVALLPYRHADFAFWVRLGFYGLVGPLVTFAVLEWIAQEVLEKARAERALEEANRRLRAAGRVFREALESENLEEAVFRIARALEGELGFPVAVEAEGVRSGEECGGVRVELPGLRGYLEACAPGPDRPFLEVLAHEVASALQSVVAKSRDLLTLYEVDQALKAEANLERLLEGLLERIRAWAEAEGGGVLLLDEEGFLVPRVVQGLDLPPHPFLPEGPWRGALEGPLFVAPDTLAIPLKARGAVGVLVLRGGGLSRRIPFLSFLASQVALAVRNAQAYLRAEELAINEERNRIAREIHDGIAQSLAFMALKLDLVERLLDKDREAALKALGEVKETLRAQIREVRRSIFALRPIDLERYGFLESVRRYAQAFAEQAGFRVHLALPEGVGLSQASELVLFRVLQEALTNAAKHGRPSRVEVVLEPLGERGARLLVRDNGRGFQNPEAGALGGFGLTQMRERVEARGGRFWVRSEPGKGTEVGAELPY
- a CDS encoding RNA methyltransferase translates to MADVRIVLVEPQEPMNLGAVARAMRNFGLKELYVVNPGPRVGPPWAQEAYWLAVHAQEVLEGAKAVGSLEEALEGVHLVVATTGRPRELYPAPVRTPKEVAQILRRTRGKAALVFGRETFGLTNEELDLAHLIGSIPTAPEQPSLNLAQAVVVFAYELFVAQGSESEEEEVAELRALEALFEDLGRYLLEIGFTDQNRFPYAMRRLRRIFHKALLTPGEVQMLRGLLHQSRYAMGRKDAGD
- a CDS encoding transglycosylase domain-containing protein encodes the protein MRVLRFLLFVFLAAFLGAGAGLGYLAYALTRDLPDLEALDRLRLTATSTLYARDSSLLAALASVEEGRAIHRSLVRLSEVSPAALAALVFSEDRRFFSHYGLDPVRLLGALWAILQGDLQGGSTITTQVIKNTLLKDLAQARTLERKFKEWALALELERRYTKAEILEMYLNVVPWGGNAVGLKGAAEAYFGKDPSALTLAEGLYLASIVPAPNARYADLKGVRARMRLLLDGMVAEGWVSPEVAEAAWREPVAPKGWRVRYDGEGNLLEAELVDPEARILKAVDFRFAPHFVLEVRRFLEARFGKEKVYGEGGLKVYTTLDPVMQRAAEAAAKGARLPEGAELAIVGLDPETGEVLALVGGVRRAGDEYNRATRALRNPGSAVKPFVYAVALENGWTQATLVPDRPLEFPDPSQKDGVWRPKNFSGTFLNREITLRYALDLSLNLPAVYTAHSVGIEKVAERLARAGFYVRYPTLAIAIGGASITPLDLAAAYAAFVNGGYRVAPQFVSRVEDAKGRVLYQAAPERVRLFSPEVAYQGWDLLKGYVYDLGERGLAKGARIPGRVVGGKTGTTNEARDLWFAGVTRGLSAVVWVGRDDNRPMRMGGREPSSSVVNPPIWRAFVAEALRGRPGGDLPPPPGLVAVRVDLLSGLPSPSGVAVYFPRGREPLPPPSVEAPMEGPPPEVP